In Thermodesulfobacteriota bacterium, the following proteins share a genomic window:
- the glnA gene encoding type I glutamate--ammonia ligase: MSVKTVKDVLEFAKKNKVRMVDLKFLDFIGLWQHFSVPTSELNEDMFEGGLGFDGSSIRGWQPIHASDMLVMPDPSTAQMDPFTEAATLSLICNIVDPITKEPYSRDPRNIAQKAEAYLKSTGIGDTAFFGPEPEFFIFDDVRFSEGPDHSFYFVDSVEGRWNTGRDECPNLGYKPRHKEGYFPVSPSDSQQDIRTEMCLVMEQVGIDIECQHHEVATAGQGEIDMRFDSLLKMGDNLMWFKYIVKNVARRWNKTATFMPKPIFGDNGTGMHTHQSIWKDGKPTFAGDKYGGLSQSAMYYIGGILKHARALNAFTNPSTNSYKRLVPGFEAPINLAYSSRNRSASVRIPMYSASPKAKRVEVRFPDPSCNGYLAFSAMLMAGLDGIQNKIDPGDPLDKDIYGLSPEELAKVPSASGTLEEALDALQADHDFLLKGDVFTQDVIDTWIGYKKEREVDEIKQRPLPHEFALYFDC; encoded by the coding sequence ATGTCGGTAAAAACGGTTAAAGACGTTCTCGAATTCGCGAAGAAGAACAAAGTCCGGATGGTGGACCTGAAGTTCCTGGACTTTATCGGCCTGTGGCAGCACTTCTCGGTCCCCACCTCCGAGCTGAACGAAGACATGTTCGAAGGGGGCCTCGGGTTCGACGGGTCGAGCATCCGGGGCTGGCAGCCCATCCACGCAAGTGACATGCTGGTGATGCCCGACCCCTCGACCGCGCAGATGGACCCCTTCACCGAGGCGGCCACGCTCTCGCTTATCTGCAACATCGTGGACCCGATAACCAAGGAGCCCTACTCGCGCGACCCGAGGAACATCGCGCAGAAGGCCGAGGCATACCTGAAGTCCACGGGCATAGGGGATACGGCGTTCTTCGGCCCCGAGCCGGAGTTCTTCATATTCGACGACGTCCGCTTCAGCGAGGGTCCGGACCACAGCTTCTACTTCGTCGACTCGGTCGAGGGCAGGTGGAACACCGGCCGGGACGAGTGCCCGAACCTCGGCTACAAGCCCCGCCACAAGGAGGGCTACTTCCCGGTCTCGCCAAGCGACAGCCAGCAGGACATAAGAACCGAGATGTGCCTGGTGATGGAGCAGGTGGGGATAGACATCGAGTGCCAGCACCACGAAGTCGCAACGGCCGGGCAGGGCGAGATAGACATGCGCTTCGACAGTCTCCTCAAGATGGGCGACAATCTCATGTGGTTTAAGTACATAGTAAAGAACGTAGCCCGCAGGTGGAACAAGACCGCCACCTTCATGCCCAAGCCCATCTTCGGCGACAACGGCACGGGCATGCACACCCACCAGTCGATATGGAAGGACGGGAAGCCGACCTTCGCAGGCGACAAGTACGGGGGGCTCAGCCAGAGCGCGATGTACTACATAGGCGGGATACTGAAGCACGCCCGGGCGCTCAACGCCTTCACCAACCCGAGCACCAACTCGTACAAGAGGCTCGTCCCCGGCTTCGAGGCGCCGATAAACCTCGCATACTCGAGCAGGAACCGCTCGGCCTCGGTGAGGATCCCCATGTACTCGGCCTCTCCGAAGGCCAAGAGGGTCGAGGTCCGCTTCCCCGACCCCTCGTGCAACGGGTACCTCGCCTTCTCGGCCATGCTCATGGCAGGGCTCGACGGCATACAGAACAAGATCGATCCGGGCGACCCGCTCGACAAGGACATCTACGGCCTCTCCCCCGAGGAGCTCGCCAAGGTGCCTTCGGCCTCGGGCACGCTCGAAGAGGCGCTCGACGCTCTTCAGGCGGACCACGACTTCCTCTTGAAGGGCGACGTCTTCACCCAGGACGTCATCGATACATGGATAGGGTATAAAAAGGAGCGGGAGGTCGACGAGATAAAGCAGCGGCCCCTGCCCCACGAGTTCGCCCTCTACTTCGACTGCTGA
- a CDS encoding YqhA family protein, with the protein MFKTIERVIERILWESRLIVFLAVVASIVSAMVLALMGSYDVWLVVKEMWHVMGDAEKYKEFHSTAITHIISAIDAYLIMTVLLIFGIGLYELFISKIDHLEGDSRSSRILVIHSLDQLKEKLAKV; encoded by the coding sequence ATGTTTAAAACTATCGAAAGAGTAATCGAGCGGATCCTCTGGGAGAGCCGGCTCATCGTCTTCCTGGCCGTCGTGGCCAGCATAGTGTCGGCCATGGTGCTGGCGCTCATGGGCAGCTACGACGTATGGCTCGTGGTAAAAGAGATGTGGCACGTCATGGGCGACGCCGAAAAATACAAGGAGTTCCACTCCACGGCCATAACCCACATAATAAGCGCTATAGACGCCTACCTCATAATGACCGTGCTCCTCATATTCGGCATAGGCCTGTACGAGCTCTTCATAAGCAAGATAGACCACCTTGAGGGGGACAGCCGCTCCTCCCGGATACTGGTAATCCACTCGCTCGACCAGCTGAAGGAAAAACTCGCCAAGGTC